The following are from one region of the Deltaproteobacteria bacterium genome:
- a CDS encoding ferritin family protein, producing MFAVNEILDIAIRLEKNSRKIYLEAAAKTSVPEIETALEWIAGEESAHVDWFEGLKTEVSHQTDTLAQENLDSSFLNTIIGKEAFSLENVDFADIWQVSELIEVFIESEKDGILFYEMLKAFVLEEEARNLLDRIIAEEDHHIETFRALKTAVPSP from the coding sequence TTGTTTGCCGTCAACGAAATACTGGACATCGCCATCCGACTCGAAAAAAACAGCCGCAAGATATACCTCGAAGCAGCCGCCAAGACATCCGTTCCGGAAATAGAAACGGCCCTGGAATGGATTGCCGGCGAGGAATCCGCGCATGTTGACTGGTTCGAGGGCCTCAAAACGGAAGTTTCTCATCAAACGGATACACTCGCCCAGGAAAATCTGGACAGCAGTTTCCTGAATACGATTATCGGAAAAGAGGCCTTTTCGCTTGAAAATGTAGACTTTGCCGATATATGGCAGGTTTCCGAACTGATAGAGGTCTTTATCGAATCTGAAAAAGACGGGATCCTGTTTTATGAAATGCTCAAGGCGTTTGTCCTCGAAGAGGAGGCTCGCAACCTGCTGGACCGCATCATCGCCGAAGAAGACCACCACATAGAAACATTCAGGGCATTGAAGACCGCAGTTCCATCCCCATAA
- a CDS encoding nitronate monooxygenase family protein → MLIDRFFERGQEFLGCRYPITCGAMTWISDYKLVGDVGEAGGFGFLAGGNTPVDQLEKEIERLHEYTDKPFGVNLITVSPIYKEQLRMVCDMACDMVMFAGSIPREPEIRLAQDAGAKVICFAPTAPLALRLVKMGTDALMLEGSEAGGHIGPVSLLVLLQQILFEMDDVPIFAAGGIATGRMMAHLLMMGAAGIQMGTRFVMSEECKAHPDFKESFRRAKARDAVATPQFDSRLPVIPVRALKNKGTEAFGKLQLGIMQKLKDNSIDNRQAQYEVENFWAGALRRAAIDGDVDGGSLMAGQSVGLADRILPISGIMAELVGDAESELQRLKQLLNIPDA, encoded by the coding sequence GTGCTGATAGACCGATTTTTCGAACGCGGGCAGGAGTTTCTCGGGTGCCGCTACCCCATCACATGCGGCGCCATGACCTGGATCAGCGATTACAAGCTGGTTGGCGATGTGGGGGAAGCCGGCGGGTTCGGCTTCCTGGCAGGCGGGAATACGCCGGTCGACCAGCTGGAAAAAGAGATCGAACGTCTGCACGAATACACGGACAAGCCCTTTGGCGTCAACCTGATCACGGTGTCTCCCATTTACAAGGAGCAGCTGCGCATGGTGTGCGACATGGCCTGTGACATGGTCATGTTCGCCGGTTCCATCCCCCGCGAACCGGAAATCAGGCTGGCCCAGGACGCCGGCGCCAAGGTTATCTGTTTTGCACCGACCGCTCCGCTGGCCCTCCGGCTGGTCAAAATGGGAACCGATGCCCTCATGCTGGAAGGGTCCGAGGCCGGCGGCCACATCGGTCCGGTCAGTCTGCTGGTTTTGCTTCAGCAAATCCTCTTCGAGATGGATGACGTCCCCATTTTCGCCGCCGGCGGCATAGCCACCGGAAGAATGATGGCCCACCTGTTGATGATGGGCGCCGCGGGAATCCAGATGGGCACCCGTTTTGTCATGTCTGAAGAGTGCAAAGCCCACCCGGATTTTAAAGAAAGCTTCAGGCGGGCCAAGGCGCGCGACGCTGTTGCGACCCCACAGTTCGACAGCCGGCTGCCGGTTATCCCGGTCCGAGCGCTCAAAAACAAGGGGACCGAAGCGTTCGGCAAGCTCCAGCTCGGCATCATGCAGAAACTGAAGGACAACAGCATAGACAACCGGCAAGCGCAGTATGAAGTCGAAAATTTCTGGGCGGGGGCGCTGCGCCGGGCCGCCATCGACGGCGATGTGGATGGGGGTTCCCTGATGGCCGGGCAATCCGTGGGGCTGGCCGACAGGATTCTGCCCATCAGCGGCATCATGGCTGAACTCGTCGGCGATGCAGAATCGGAACTGCAGCGTCTCAAGCAACTGCTGAATATTCCCGATGCATAG
- a CDS encoding MOSC domain-containing protein — MKAKTMKIVSIAASRHKGTRKATVDTAVIVRDHGLEDDAHAGNWHRQVSLLAAESIDKARRTGLDVTFGDFAENIATTGIDLPHLPVGTRLQLGDTVILEISQIGKECPKKCAIYYQAGDCIMPREGVFARVVQGGTIARNDPIRICRQEETPTC; from the coding sequence ATGAAAGCAAAAACCATGAAAATAGTATCCATCGCCGCCAGCAGGCACAAGGGTACCAGAAAAGCCACTGTCGACACCGCCGTGATCGTTCGCGATCATGGGCTTGAGGACGATGCGCATGCCGGAAACTGGCACAGACAGGTCAGTCTGCTGGCAGCCGAAAGTATCGACAAAGCGCGTCGGACGGGTCTGGATGTGACCTTTGGGGACTTTGCCGAAAACATCGCCACCACCGGCATCGACCTGCCGCATCTGCCGGTGGGAACCCGGCTGCAGCTCGGTGACACCGTCATCCTCGAAATTTCACAGATCGGAAAAGAGTGCCCTAAAAAATGCGCTATTTATTACCAGGCCGGGGATTGTATCATGCCGAGAGAAGGCGTTTTTGCCAGGGTCGTCCAGGGCGGAACGATTGCCCGTAACGACCCTATTAGAATATGCCGACAGGAAGAGACACCGACGTGCTGA
- a CDS encoding transcriptional regulator has product MDANEFSVLRKHLKKTQKEIAQLLGTSLKAIHSYEQGWRNIPPGVERQMLFLLANRRGNKIPRKSCWVVNNCPPKHKEKCPAWEFQCGKMCWFVSGTICGGEPEENWESKMKRCRACDILKEIIETVESE; this is encoded by the coding sequence ATGGACGCTAACGAATTTTCGGTCCTCAGGAAACACCTCAAAAAAACACAAAAAGAGATCGCTCAGCTTCTAGGAACGTCTTTGAAGGCCATACACAGCTATGAGCAGGGATGGCGGAATATCCCTCCCGGTGTGGAGCGGCAGATGCTTTTCCTGCTGGCCAACAGGCGCGGCAACAAAATCCCCCGGAAATCCTGCTGGGTTGTCAATAACTGCCCCCCGAAGCATAAGGAAAAATGCCCTGCCTGGGAATTCCAGTGTGGAAAAATGTGCTGGTTCGTTTCAGGTACGATCTGCGGCGGTGAACCCGAGGAAAACTGGGAATCGAAGATGAAAAGGTGCCGCGCCTGTGATATCCTCAAAGAGATCATCGAGACCGTAGAAAGCGAATAA
- the fdhD gene encoding formate dehydrogenase accessory sulfurtransferase FdhD: MKNSRTQKMIIYENGTFQQIEQAFILEEPLSIRIEGKPYSVVMRTPGDELAHAAGFCLAEGLVERPEDFATLGYCTEDGVNVVTATLVPERRKKVRNLLNRQGFMSQTSCGICGKELLADLYQIVKPVGNTVKMTIDQAKECVQRLSEHQELYALTGSSHAAMVFDRHVEPMTWAEDVGRHNALDKAIGKAFMNNDLASLRVAAMSSRLSFELVQKAARAGLEIMISMSRPTALAVELAASLNMTLACIGKKKGFMLFCGSERFSIPHSLPSYVTG, translated from the coding sequence ATGAAAAATTCCCGCACCCAGAAGATGATTATCTACGAAAACGGAACCTTTCAACAGATAGAGCAGGCTTTTATTCTGGAAGAACCGCTGTCCATCCGCATCGAAGGCAAGCCCTATTCCGTTGTCATGCGAACCCCCGGCGATGAACTGGCACACGCCGCCGGGTTCTGCCTCGCCGAAGGACTCGTGGAAAGGCCCGAAGATTTTGCCACCCTCGGTTACTGTACGGAAGACGGCGTCAATGTGGTCACAGCCACCCTGGTGCCCGAGAGGCGCAAAAAGGTCCGCAACCTCCTGAACAGACAGGGCTTCATGAGTCAAACCAGTTGCGGCATCTGCGGCAAGGAGCTGCTGGCCGACCTGTATCAAATCGTGAAACCCGTCGGCAACACCGTTAAAATGACCATCGATCAAGCCAAGGAATGCGTACAGCGCCTCTCCGAGCACCAGGAGTTGTATGCCCTTACAGGCAGTTCCCACGCCGCCATGGTGTTCGACAGGCACGTGGAACCCATGACCTGGGCGGAAGATGTGGGGCGGCACAATGCCCTGGACAAGGCCATCGGAAAAGCGTTCATGAACAATGACCTCGCCAGCCTGCGCGTCGCCGCCATGTCATCGCGGCTCAGTTTCGAGCTTGTTCAGAAGGCCGCCCGGGCCGGCCTGGAAATCATGATCAGCATGTCGCGCCCGACGGCGCTGGCCGTGGAACTGGCCGCCAGCCTCAACATGACCCTGGCCTGTATAGGTAAAAAGAAGGGGTTCATGCTTTTCTGCGGCAGTGAGCGTTTTTCGATCCCGCACTCACTTCCTTCATACGTCACCGGCTGA
- a CDS encoding response regulator transcription factor has translation MTDNTKKRILIVEDDHHIAEGLRLNLSLQGYDVMTAENGNAGLKAWKHWQPDLIVLDIMLPGIDGLSVLRSIRLEDERLPILILSAKAATDYKVKGLSYGVDDYLTKPFSLEEFLLRVERLLTRLSWYEENGTGNTLLNQVESVHVFGSNRIDFNTLTAHNRKGEIHLTEQEAKLLKLFVMNEGKPLSRKKLLEIGWGYTHGTTTRTVDNFIVRFRKYFEKNPKKPAHFKSLRSIGYVFHADPEDP, from the coding sequence ATGACGGATAATACAAAAAAACGCATACTGATCGTCGAAGACGACCATCATATCGCGGAAGGGCTCAGGCTCAATCTTTCCCTGCAGGGCTACGACGTGATGACCGCCGAGAACGGCAACGCAGGCCTTAAAGCCTGGAAACACTGGCAACCCGACCTCATCGTGCTCGACATCATGCTCCCGGGGATCGACGGCCTCTCCGTACTCCGAAGCATACGCCTGGAAGATGAACGGCTTCCCATCCTCATTCTTTCCGCCAAGGCGGCAACCGATTACAAAGTCAAAGGCCTGTCGTACGGCGTGGACGACTATCTGACCAAACCCTTCAGCCTTGAGGAATTTCTGCTGCGGGTGGAGCGGCTTTTGACCCGTCTTTCCTGGTATGAAGAAAATGGAACGGGAAACACGCTCCTCAATCAGGTGGAAAGCGTTCATGTTTTCGGCAGCAACCGCATCGATTTCAACACACTGACGGCTCACAACCGCAAGGGGGAGATCCATCTGACCGAGCAGGAGGCCAAACTGCTGAAGTTGTTCGTGATGAATGAGGGGAAACCGCTCTCCCGAAAAAAACTCCTGGAAATCGGCTGGGGGTACACGCACGGTACGACAACCCGTACCGTGGACAATTTCATCGTCCGATTCAGAAAATACTTTGAAAAAAACCCTAAGAAACCGGCCCATTTTAAAAGTCTGCGGTCCATCGGGTATGTTTTCCACGCCGACCCCGAAGACCCTTGA
- a CDS encoding HAMP domain-containing histidine kinase, translating to MNRSRWLFHPILILVFSILALGTSLFLYIYWYIEASSGLRAIVERFNLDAGQVLASQTWVVILVLSLLVGIIFMGIFIIFVYNLKTLQLYRLQHNFINNFTHELKTPVTALKLYLETFIKHELSREDQIKYIRYMLNDAGRLSDNINRILNLAQIESKSFSGELEPHNLVDVVKRFLTKNAHHFQDYRVTVFNPSGGPYHYSINAPLFDMFLMNILTNAVKYNQSDKPEVQISFEAQGKKLYINFKDNGIGIEKKERRKIFRKFYQIGRADDMSAKGSGLGLFLVEQIAKIHKGKIRVSSQGLGKGSTFSLILPLKYAA from the coding sequence ATGAATCGCAGCAGGTGGCTGTTTCACCCCATATTAATCCTGGTGTTTTCCATCCTGGCGCTGGGGACCTCGTTATTCCTCTACATCTACTGGTACATCGAAGCCAGCTCGGGCCTTAGAGCGATCGTAGAGCGATTCAACCTGGACGCGGGGCAGGTTCTCGCATCCCAGACCTGGGTGGTGATCCTCGTCCTTTCCCTCCTGGTGGGCATCATCTTCATGGGCATCTTCATCATTTTCGTCTACAACTTGAAGACCCTGCAGCTGTACCGGCTCCAACATAACTTCATCAACAACTTCACCCATGAACTGAAAACCCCGGTCACCGCCTTGAAGCTGTACCTGGAAACCTTCATCAAGCACGAGCTGTCCCGTGAGGACCAGATAAAATACATCCGGTATATGCTGAACGATGCCGGCCGGCTGTCCGATAACATCAACCGCATCCTCAACCTGGCTCAGATCGAGAGCAAGAGCTTCAGCGGCGAACTCGAACCCCATAACCTGGTCGATGTCGTCAAGCGTTTCCTGACTAAAAACGCCCACCATTTCCAGGATTACCGTGTCACCGTGTTCAACCCTTCCGGCGGGCCCTATCACTACTCCATCAATGCACCGCTGTTCGACATGTTTCTGATGAACATCCTCACCAATGCCGTCAAATACAATCAATCCGATAAACCCGAGGTCCAAATTTCTTTTGAAGCGCAGGGTAAAAAGCTGTATATTAACTTCAAGGACAACGGCATCGGCATCGAAAAAAAGGAAAGACGAAAAATATTCAGAAAATTTTACCAGATCGGCCGTGCCGACGATATGTCTGCGAAGGGCAGCGGTCTGGGGCTCTTTCTGGTTGAGCAGATTGCCAAAATTCACAAGGGCAAAATACGGGTATCCAGCCAGGGTTTGGGCAAAGGCTCGACCTTTTCCCTGATTCTGCCGCTGAAATATGCAGCATGA
- a CDS encoding B12-binding domain-containing radical SAM protein, whose amino-acid sequence MAKEKNVLLVYPEVPKNTYWSFQYALQFTGKKSAMPPLGLITIAAYFPAHYRLKLVDLNIEPLKEADILWADQVYVSAMIVQKASFARVVETCNRLNTTVVAGGPYPTSSHEEIEGVDCFVLGEVENCLPDIIAALETGRAKRVYPPAGRPSMKTAKVPRFDLLKLKAYASMAIQYSRGCPFKCEFCDIWKVYGNRPRLKSPSGVLSELDTLYASGWRGPVFIVDDNFIGNRKKVRDELLPALFTWQRSHGFAFRFFTEASINMATDPELLEAMRAAGFDEVFIGIETPSREGLAETGKKQNLKTDMAEAVETIQRHGMEVMAGFIVGFDSDTDDIFDRQIEFIQKTGIPQAMVGLLTALPGTELHRRLLSQGRLLNAADGNNTHCHAINFIPRMDEKKLKNGYRRILSTIYDKRLKNYFERCSRLLDRIGDTPQFARKIRFDEIRGLAASLPRQLVSPYGLQYLKFLARSLVRNRVVLSEAVRLGVIGHHFHTITSEMIEAEKVASYLDETYAHLCARLETYSSLARGSYQEKRREIVQLLRHKKRVLNRIRQRIDSLHVDFRRDLVRRYRDLSERLQRLSEPLEAAVVFTD is encoded by the coding sequence ATGGCAAAAGAGAAAAATGTTCTGCTCGTTTATCCCGAAGTGCCTAAAAACACCTATTGGAGCTTTCAATACGCCCTGCAGTTCACCGGAAAGAAGAGTGCCATGCCCCCCCTTGGGCTGATTACCATTGCGGCCTATTTTCCCGCTCACTACCGGCTCAAGCTGGTGGATCTCAACATCGAACCCCTGAAAGAGGCCGATATCCTGTGGGCCGATCAGGTGTATGTTTCGGCCATGATTGTCCAGAAGGCTTCCTTCGCCAGGGTCGTGGAGACGTGTAACCGCCTGAATACAACGGTGGTGGCGGGCGGTCCCTACCCCACCTCCAGCCACGAAGAGATCGAAGGCGTGGATTGCTTCGTGCTGGGGGAGGTGGAAAACTGTCTGCCCGATATCATCGCCGCCCTGGAAACGGGTAGGGCGAAACGGGTTTATCCGCCGGCGGGCAGGCCCTCCATGAAAACGGCAAAGGTGCCCAGATTCGATCTGCTGAAGCTGAAGGCCTATGCTTCCATGGCCATTCAATACTCCCGCGGCTGCCCTTTCAAGTGTGAATTCTGTGACATTTGGAAAGTTTACGGTAACCGTCCGCGCCTTAAGTCACCCTCGGGTGTTCTATCCGAACTGGACACGCTGTACGCATCGGGCTGGCGCGGCCCCGTGTTCATCGTGGACGACAATTTCATCGGCAACCGCAAAAAGGTTCGCGATGAACTGCTGCCGGCGCTTTTTACGTGGCAGCGTTCACACGGATTTGCCTTCCGCTTTTTCACCGAAGCGAGCATCAACATGGCCACTGACCCCGAACTGTTGGAGGCCATGCGGGCCGCCGGGTTCGATGAGGTGTTCATAGGCATCGAAACCCCTTCGCGGGAAGGTCTGGCCGAAACCGGCAAAAAGCAGAACCTGAAGACGGATATGGCCGAGGCCGTGGAGACCATCCAGCGTCACGGCATGGAAGTCATGGCCGGTTTCATCGTCGGTTTCGACAGCGACACGGACGACATCTTCGACCGGCAGATCGAATTCATCCAGAAAACGGGCATCCCCCAGGCCATGGTTGGACTGCTGACCGCCCTCCCAGGGACGGAGCTCCATCGGCGGCTCTTGTCGCAGGGACGGCTGCTGAATGCCGCCGACGGCAACAACACCCACTGTCATGCCATCAATTTCATCCCCCGCATGGATGAAAAAAAATTGAAAAACGGGTACCGGCGGATTCTGTCTACCATATACGACAAGCGCCTGAAAAATTATTTTGAGCGCTGCAGCCGCCTCTTGGACAGAATCGGGGACACACCGCAGTTCGCCAGGAAGATCCGCTTCGACGAGATCAGGGGGTTGGCCGCGTCGCTTCCGCGCCAGCTGGTGTCGCCCTACGGCTTACAGTACCTCAAGTTTCTGGCGAGGAGCCTTGTCCGCAACCGTGTGGTTCTCAGCGAGGCGGTCAGGCTCGGCGTGATCGGTCACCACTTCCACACCATTACCAGCGAGATGATCGAGGCGGAGAAAGTGGCTTCCTACCTGGATGAAACCTATGCCCACCTGTGCGCCCGTTTGGAAACCTACTCCTCCTTGGCCAGGGGAAGCTACCAGGAAAAGCGCCGGGAAATCGTGCAGCTTCTGAGACATAAAAAGCGGGTGTTGAACCGTATCCGGCAGAGGATCGACAGCCTCCACGTGGACTTCCGCCGGGATCTGGTCCGCAGATACAGGGACCTTTCGGAGCGGCTGCAGAGGCTCAGCGAACCGCTCGAGGCCGCCGTGGTTTTTACAGACTGA
- a CDS encoding ABC-F family ATP-binding cassette domain-containing protein: MINIENLQKSFGGQVLFDGLAFKLNARERVGLVGRNGHGKTTLFRIITGEETYDGGSLTIPKNYRIGIVRQQLDFSADTVLKEGMTGLPEAERDHHWKVEKVLAGLGFSQDDMQRRPHEFSGGFQVRLNLAKVLVAEPDLLLLDEPTNYLDITSIRWVERFLIRWPHELILITHDRGFMDKVVTHTVGIHRQKARKITGDTHKYYSQIAQDEEIYEKTRLNDERRQKEIQQFISRFRAKARLANLVQSRIKTLEKLEKKEKLAKINTLDFSFRSEPFRGKHMLAATNVSFAYDGGVPLISGFNLSVNAGDRICVIGKNGKGKTTLLKLLAGSLQPRAGEIQYNPSVARGFFEQTNIQTLDDRRTVEEEILYAHEGVDRQAARNICGAMLFEGDAALKKISVLSGGEKSRVLLGKILVTPLNLLLLDEPTNHLDMDSCDALLAAIDSFEGAVIMVTHSEMFLNALAERLVVFQDDGITLFEGGYNYFLSKGGWEGERPEKKPSAQVPEKEEPGDKLNKKEARKKRSQLVAERGRALKPIKQKIRRAEDAIEKQEKRLQSSNQEMVSAAGNGDGEKIAEISKEIHACNAAIERHFSELEALHEKKDELESRYAELLAE, from the coding sequence ATGATCAACATCGAGAACTTACAAAAGAGTTTCGGCGGCCAGGTCCTCTTCGACGGCCTGGCCTTCAAGCTGAATGCCAGGGAACGGGTCGGGCTGGTGGGACGCAACGGTCACGGCAAGACGACCCTTTTCCGCATCATCACCGGCGAAGAGACCTACGACGGCGGTTCGCTGACGATTCCTAAAAATTATCGTATCGGCATCGTCCGTCAGCAGCTCGATTTTTCCGCAGATACCGTCCTGAAGGAAGGCATGACGGGCCTTCCCGAGGCCGAAAGGGATCACCACTGGAAAGTCGAGAAGGTCCTGGCGGGGCTCGGTTTTTCCCAGGACGACATGCAACGCCGCCCGCACGAGTTTTCCGGCGGCTTTCAGGTGCGGTTGAACCTGGCCAAGGTCCTGGTTGCCGAGCCCGATCTCCTGCTCCTGGACGAACCCACCAATTACCTGGACATCACCTCGATCCGCTGGGTGGAGCGTTTTCTGATACGCTGGCCCCACGAGTTGATCCTGATTACCCACGACCGTGGTTTCATGGACAAAGTGGTCACCCACACCGTGGGCATCCATCGGCAAAAGGCAAGGAAAATCACCGGTGACACCCACAAATATTATTCCCAGATAGCCCAGGACGAGGAGATTTACGAAAAGACCCGTCTCAACGACGAGCGTCGCCAGAAGGAGATCCAGCAGTTCATCTCACGCTTCAGGGCCAAGGCGCGTCTCGCCAATCTGGTGCAGTCGCGCATCAAGACCTTGGAAAAGCTGGAGAAGAAAGAAAAACTGGCCAAAATCAACACGCTGGATTTTTCTTTCCGCAGCGAACCCTTCAGGGGCAAGCACATGCTTGCGGCGACGAACGTGTCCTTTGCCTACGACGGGGGCGTTCCCCTTATCAGCGGTTTCAATCTGTCGGTCAATGCGGGGGACCGCATTTGCGTTATAGGCAAAAACGGTAAGGGTAAAACCACGCTTCTGAAATTGCTGGCAGGAAGCCTGCAACCCCGGGCCGGTGAGATTCAATACAACCCGTCCGTAGCAAGGGGATTTTTCGAGCAGACCAACATCCAGACCCTCGATGATCGCCGCACGGTGGAGGAGGAGATTCTTTACGCGCACGAGGGGGTCGACCGGCAGGCCGCCCGCAACATCTGCGGTGCCATGCTGTTCGAAGGCGATGCGGCCCTGAAGAAAATCAGCGTTCTTTCCGGGGGGGAGAAAAGCCGGGTGCTCCTGGGGAAGATTCTGGTAACACCGCTGAATCTTCTTTTGCTGGACGAACCCACCAACCACCTGGACATGGATTCCTGCGATGCCCTGCTGGCGGCCATAGACAGCTTCGAGGGCGCCGTCATCATGGTGACCCACAGCGAAATGTTCCTGAACGCCCTGGCCGAGCGCCTGGTTGTTTTCCAGGATGACGGCATCACCCTGTTCGAGGGCGGCTACAATTATTTTTTGAGCAAAGGCGGGTGGGAGGGGGAGCGCCCGGAAAAGAAGCCGTCTGCGCAGGTTCCGGAAAAAGAAGAACCTGGGGATAAATTAAACAAAAAAGAGGCCCGTAAAAAGCGCTCCCAGCTGGTTGCCGAACGGGGCAGGGCGCTGAAGCCCATCAAGCAGAAGATCCGGCGTGCGGAAGACGCCATCGAGAAGCAGGAAAAGCGGCTTCAGTCTTCCAATCAGGAGATGGTGTCCGCAGCGGGCAACGGCGACGGCGAAAAGATTGCGGAGATCTCCAAGGAGATTCACGCCTGCAATGCCGCCATCGAAAGGCATTTTTCCGAACTGGAAGCGCTGCACGAAAAGAAAGATGAACTGGAGTCTAGGTATGCCGAGTTGCTGGCGGAATGA
- a CDS encoding phage holin family protein, whose translation MYGITIRWLTLTVSIIVTAYLVDGIQVNGFWSAFFAAAVLGILNAFFRPIILILTLPINLLTLGLFTFVINALLLLMASGVISGFHVAGFWSAVFGALLIGLVSWLINGFINGQGHVEYIDLKHRGGNRWE comes from the coding sequence ATGTACGGTATCACCATCCGGTGGTTGACCCTCACGGTGTCGATCATCGTCACCGCTTATTTGGTCGACGGCATTCAGGTAAACGGGTTCTGGTCGGCTTTTTTTGCCGCGGCGGTTTTAGGAATCCTGAATGCCTTTTTTCGCCCCATCATCCTGATATTGACCCTGCCCATCAATTTGTTGACCCTGGGCCTGTTCACCTTTGTCATCAACGCGTTGCTGCTGCTCATGGCTTCGGGAGTGATTTCCGGATTCCATGTGGCAGGCTTCTGGTCGGCTGTTTTCGGCGCCCTGTTGATCGGCCTGGTCAGCTGGCTGATCAACGGCTTCATCAACGGGCAGGGGCACGTGGAGTATATCGACCTGAAGCACAGGGGCGGCAACCGTTGGGAATGA